The following are encoded in a window of Paenibacillus polymyxa genomic DNA:
- a CDS encoding TIGR01212 family radical SAM protein (This family includes YhcC from E. coli K-12, an uncharacterized radical SAM protein.), producing the protein MKTDLLPAPLLWGDKRFHTWNYEMREQFQNKVFKVMLDAGFTCPNRDGSIAKGGCTFCSARGSGDFAGRRRDDLVTQFNTIRDRQHLKWPNAKYIGYFQAYTNTYAPVEELREYFEVILEQPGVVGLSIATRPDCLPDDVVDYLAELNERTYLWVEMGLQTVHESTSELINRAHDTQCYLDAVEKLRKRNIRVCAHIIYGLPQETHEMMLDTGRAVAAMDVQGIKIHLLHLMRKTPMVKQYEAGLLRFLEKDEYVKLIVDTLEFLPPEMIVHRLTGDAPRDLLMGPMWSLKKWEVLNAIDHELKSRETWQGKYWRQP; encoded by the coding sequence ATGAAAACAGATTTATTGCCTGCTCCTCTCCTGTGGGGAGATAAACGGTTCCATACTTGGAATTACGAAATGCGTGAGCAATTTCAAAATAAAGTGTTCAAAGTCATGCTGGATGCGGGTTTTACCTGTCCGAATCGCGATGGCTCCATCGCTAAAGGGGGTTGCACCTTTTGTAGCGCACGCGGATCGGGTGATTTTGCCGGACGTCGTCGTGATGATCTGGTTACCCAGTTCAATACGATTCGGGATCGGCAGCATCTAAAATGGCCAAACGCCAAATATATTGGCTATTTCCAAGCCTACACGAATACGTATGCCCCGGTTGAGGAACTGCGAGAATACTTCGAGGTTATTCTGGAGCAGCCCGGTGTTGTCGGTCTGTCCATCGCTACACGTCCTGATTGCCTGCCTGACGATGTAGTGGATTACCTTGCCGAGCTAAACGAACGCACGTACCTATGGGTCGAAATGGGTCTGCAAACTGTCCATGAATCGACCTCAGAGCTGATTAACCGCGCTCATGATACTCAATGCTATCTGGATGCGGTGGAAAAGCTGCGCAAGCGGAATATCCGCGTGTGCGCCCACATCATTTATGGTCTGCCCCAAGAGACGCATGAAATGATGCTAGATACGGGACGGGCGGTAGCCGCTATGGATGTGCAGGGCATCAAAATCCACCTGCTGCATCTCATGCGCAAAACGCCCATGGTCAAGCAATATGAAGCGGGATTGCTACGCTTTCTGGAAAAGGACGAATACGTTAAGCTGATAGTTGATACGCTGGAGTTTTTACCTCCCGAAATGATCGTTCATCGGTTAACCGGAGATGCCCCACGCGATTTGCTAATGGGACCCATGTGGTCGCTTAAAAAATGGGAAGTGCTTAATGCCATTGATCATGAACTGAAGTCACGTGAAACGTGGCAGGGAAAATACTGGAGGCAACCTTAA
- the trmB gene encoding tRNA (guanosine(46)-N7)-methyltransferase TrmB, with protein MRLRGRKGIRESLEEQQDLVILEPAQYKGKWQQLFGNDRPIHVEFGMGKGQFISQMSFRNPEVNYIGFDMYDELVRRATEKSRLAWSNSEVDTPPNIKLALANIEQIENVFEPGEIERIYLNFSDPWPKAKHARRRLTHPRFLDKYRQLLNSKGQIHFKTDSETLFEFSLNSFADSGLQMTNISLNLHREGINEEHVMTEYEQKFMGKGMNIHRVEVLIGKDALEEYGKTRLEKYGK; from the coding sequence ATGCGTTTACGCGGAAGAAAAGGAATTCGGGAAAGTCTGGAAGAACAGCAGGACCTAGTCATCTTGGAGCCAGCACAGTATAAGGGGAAATGGCAGCAGCTTTTTGGTAATGATCGTCCCATTCATGTAGAGTTCGGTATGGGTAAAGGGCAATTTATAAGCCAAATGAGCTTCCGGAATCCGGAGGTTAACTATATTGGCTTTGATATGTATGATGAGCTGGTTCGCCGTGCAACAGAAAAGTCTCGTCTGGCCTGGAGTAATTCAGAGGTTGATACGCCGCCTAATATCAAATTGGCACTGGCAAACATTGAACAGATCGAAAATGTTTTTGAACCAGGAGAGATTGAACGCATTTATCTGAATTTTAGTGATCCCTGGCCTAAAGCCAAACATGCACGTCGTCGTTTGACGCATCCGCGTTTTTTGGACAAGTACCGTCAGCTTTTGAACAGCAAAGGACAAATTCATTTTAAGACTGATTCGGAGACACTGTTTGAGTTTTCTCTGAATTCGTTTGCCGATAGTGGTTTGCAGATGACGAATATTTCGTTAAACCTTCATCGTGAGGGGATTAACGAGGAGCATGTCATGACGGAATATGAACAAAAGTTTATGGGCAAAGGTATGAATATTCATCGAGTCGAGGTGCTGATCGGCAAAGATGCTTTGGAAGAGTACGGAAAAACACGCCTTGAAAAGTACGGGAAATAA
- a CDS encoding MGDG synthase family glycosyltransferase, with amino-acid sequence MAKKRVLLLSEGFGAGHTQAAYALSSSLRKLSPNVQTRVLELGSFLNPRMAPLIITAYKKTVASQPRLVGLVYRHQYKKSLNRLTTLALHRLFYTQTRNILRQLRPDLVVCTHPIPSAVISRLKRLGLHVPLCTVITDYDAHGTWISPEVDRYFVSTPEVMRKLRARGVSVSKIQVTGIPVHPNFWEHPGHDEIREQFGLKPIPTVLVMGGGWGLMNDEVIHRSLTQWRDNIQFIFCLGHNDKIRRKMQLDPRFNHPNIHIFGFTREIDKLMEVSNLLITKPGGMTCTEGLAKGIPMLFHKPLPGQEEENCQYFTAQGFGEPITSLDVVVKWMNRLLHDFPEIVRKRQEHVHNVARYYPLQSAQSILDILEPNRVLS; translated from the coding sequence GTGGCTAAAAAACGAGTGTTATTATTATCGGAAGGTTTCGGTGCCGGACATACTCAAGCTGCCTACGCGCTCTCAAGCAGTTTGCGGAAGCTTTCTCCGAATGTGCAGACCAGAGTGCTGGAGCTGGGGAGTTTTTTGAATCCAAGAATGGCCCCGCTTATTATTACAGCATACAAGAAGACTGTTGCATCGCAGCCTCGTCTAGTCGGATTGGTTTACCGTCATCAGTACAAAAAATCATTAAACCGTCTTACAACGCTCGCTTTGCACCGTCTGTTCTACACGCAGACCCGAAACATTCTCCGGCAGCTTCGTCCCGATTTGGTGGTATGTACTCATCCCATCCCAAGCGCGGTAATTTCACGTTTGAAGCGCTTAGGCTTACATGTTCCGCTTTGTACTGTCATTACAGACTACGATGCACATGGAACATGGATTAGTCCCGAGGTTGACCGGTACTTTGTATCTACGCCTGAAGTCATGCGTAAGCTGCGCGCACGCGGAGTATCCGTCTCGAAAATCCAGGTGACCGGTATTCCCGTTCATCCCAATTTTTGGGAACATCCTGGGCATGATGAAATTAGAGAACAATTTGGACTTAAACCCATCCCGACCGTACTCGTTATGGGTGGCGGCTGGGGCCTTATGAATGACGAAGTCATACATCGTTCGCTTACTCAGTGGAGAGATAACATTCAATTTATTTTTTGTTTGGGGCATAATGATAAAATTCGTCGTAAAATGCAGTTGGATCCCAGGTTTAATCATCCAAATATTCATATCTTCGGATTTACACGGGAAATCGACAAATTAATGGAGGTATCGAATCTGCTCATCACCAAACCCGGCGGAATGACATGTACCGAGGGATTGGCCAAAGGGATTCCGATGCTGTTTCACAAACCTCTCCCTGGACAGGAGGAGGAAAATTGTCAATACTTTACGGCTCAAGGCTTCGGAGAACCGATTACTTCGCTGGATGTTGTCGTTAAATGGATGAACCGACTGCTACACGATTTTCCAGAAATCGTCCGCAAGCGACAGGAGCACGTCCATAATGTAGCGCGATATTATCCTCTTCAGAGCGCACAGAGTATTTTGGATATACTGGAACCGAACAGGGTGCTTTCCTAA
- a CDS encoding phosphatase PAP2 family protein: MQRLVVKLVNLEQQLFKWINGRLHNRFLNFWLYYLTHLGGATFTIASTLLIWWLAPNPWKDTGMKGAIALGVSHIPVAIVKKLYPRIRPYLALPGTNTFRNPLSDHSFPSGHTTAIFSATVPFMLQSPMLTLLLLPVATIVGFSRIYLGLHYPTDVLAGAVIGTSAAIGTVAFWP; encoded by the coding sequence ATGCAACGTCTAGTCGTAAAACTTGTAAATCTGGAGCAGCAGTTGTTCAAATGGATCAACGGACGCTTACACAACCGTTTTTTGAACTTCTGGCTTTATTATCTCACACATTTAGGCGGGGCTACCTTTACTATAGCCTCCACACTCCTTATTTGGTGGCTCGCTCCGAATCCGTGGAAAGATACCGGTATGAAGGGAGCCATCGCTCTCGGGGTCAGTCACATCCCCGTAGCTATCGTTAAAAAGCTGTACCCGCGGATTCGCCCGTATTTGGCGCTACCAGGTACAAATACATTCCGCAACCCCTTGTCGGACCATTCTTTTCCCTCAGGGCACACGACCGCTATTTTTTCAGCTACCGTGCCTTTTATGCTACAGTCACCGATGCTAACATTGCTGCTGTTGCCTGTAGCGACAATTGTTGGTTTTTCTCGAATTTATCTGGGTCTTCACTACCCAACGGATGTACTCGCAGGAGCGGTCATCGGAACGTCTGCAGCAATAGGAACGGTTGCATTCTGGCCTTAA
- a CDS encoding glycosyltransferase family 2 protein — MLDAIFVTLQVILAVIAVYQFAFSLFGLVRKKRKEHAAPEKSFAILVAAHNEEQVVGALMENLKQLDYPKELYDVFVICDNCTDKTADIVRAHGMNACERTNPNLRGKGYAIEWMLKELWAMPRQYDAIVMFDADNLAHTNFLSEMNNDLCTGARVIQGYIDTKNPEDSWITAAYGVSYWYINRLWQLSRHNLNMANFLGGTGMCFETNLLKEMGWGATSLVEDLEFTMRCTQRNVYPRFNYDAKVYDEKPLTFKASSRQRLRWMQGHFTVARRYFFPLLWQSIKHRSLIKFDMALYGLNVYIVLLTFLMTVAMWIDIALFGGPNIENIYVQFPAWTGVIAVGLNITTFVIAMILEKVTFKKVYLYLLLFPVYLVSWYPITFYAFFTQNNKQWSHTQHTRVVRLEEVQSKQG; from the coding sequence ATGTTAGACGCTATTTTTGTGACGCTCCAGGTCATACTGGCGGTGATCGCAGTCTATCAGTTTGCATTCTCCTTGTTCGGATTGGTTCGCAAGAAAAGGAAAGAGCACGCGGCTCCAGAAAAATCATTTGCCATTTTAGTCGCTGCCCACAATGAAGAACAGGTTGTCGGAGCATTGATGGAAAATTTGAAGCAACTTGATTATCCGAAGGAACTTTACGATGTGTTCGTAATCTGTGATAACTGCACAGATAAGACTGCGGATATTGTTCGCGCTCACGGCATGAATGCTTGTGAACGTACGAATCCAAATCTGCGTGGTAAAGGCTACGCTATTGAGTGGATGCTCAAGGAATTATGGGCTATGCCGCGCCAATATGATGCCATTGTCATGTTTGATGCTGACAATTTGGCGCATACCAATTTTTTGAGTGAAATGAACAATGATCTGTGCACAGGTGCCCGTGTTATTCAGGGGTACATTGATACTAAGAATCCTGAGGATTCTTGGATTACAGCGGCATACGGGGTATCTTATTGGTACATCAACCGTTTGTGGCAGCTGTCACGTCACAATCTGAACATGGCTAATTTCCTCGGTGGTACAGGCATGTGCTTTGAAACAAATCTGCTTAAGGAAATGGGCTGGGGTGCAACAAGTCTCGTAGAGGATTTGGAATTCACCATGCGCTGCACACAACGCAACGTATATCCAAGATTTAATTACGATGCCAAGGTATATGATGAAAAGCCGTTGACGTTCAAAGCTTCGTCCAGACAGCGTCTGCGCTGGATGCAAGGTCATTTCACGGTTGCTCGACGTTATTTCTTCCCGTTGCTGTGGCAAAGTATCAAGCATAGAAGCCTGATTAAATTCGATATGGCTCTTTATGGTCTAAACGTGTATATCGTACTGCTCACCTTCTTGATGACAGTAGCTATGTGGATAGATATAGCGTTATTTGGTGGACCTAATATCGAAAATATTTATGTACAATTCCCGGCTTGGACTGGTGTTATAGCTGTGGGTCTGAATATTACTACCTTTGTGATCGCGATGATTTTGGAAAAGGTCACGTTCAAAAAAGTATATCTGTACCTGCTGCTATTCCCGGTATATCTGGTCTCGTGGTATCCGATTACGTTCTATGCGTTCTTTACACAGAACAACAAGCAATGGAGCCATACCCAGCACACGCGTGTCGTTCGCCTGGAAGAGGTTCAGAGCAAACAAGGTTAA
- the infC gene encoding translation initiation factor IF-3 has protein sequence MINDEIRVREVRLVGANGEQIGITPTREALQMAIDANLDLVNVAPQAKPPVCRIMDYGKFRYEQQKKEKEARKNQKIVDIKEVWFRSNIEEHDYQTKFRNVVKFLNEGDKVKCSVRFRGREITHANVGQKILERVKLEVADLCTVERQPKLEGRSMIMILAPKSQ, from the coding sequence ATGATCAATGATGAGATTCGGGTGAGAGAAGTACGTCTAGTTGGTGCGAATGGGGAACAAATCGGGATTACACCGACGCGTGAAGCTTTGCAAATGGCGATTGACGCAAACTTGGATCTCGTGAACGTGGCGCCTCAAGCGAAGCCGCCCGTGTGTCGGATTATGGATTACGGTAAATTCCGCTATGAGCAACAGAAGAAAGAAAAGGAAGCCCGTAAAAACCAGAAGATCGTTGACATCAAAGAGGTATGGTTCCGTTCCAACATCGAGGAACATGACTACCAAACCAAGTTTCGCAATGTGGTAAAGTTCCTGAATGAAGGGGACAAGGTGAAATGCTCCGTTCGTTTCCGCGGTCGTGAAATTACCCATGCTAATGTGGGTCAAAAAATTCTCGAACGTGTGAAATTGGAAGTTGCTGATCTTTGTACCGTGGAGCGCCAACCCAAGCTCGAAGGACGCAGCATGATTATGATATTGGCTCCAAAGAGTCAATGA
- the rpmI gene encoding 50S ribosomal protein L35, protein MPKMKTHSSLKGRFKITGTGKVMRYKAYKNHLLSHKSKRAKRVLGTNPEMAPGDVKRLKQGLANLK, encoded by the coding sequence ATGCCTAAAATGAAAACACATAGCAGCCTTAAAGGCCGCTTCAAAATTACCGGTACTGGTAAAGTAATGCGTTACAAAGCTTACAAAAACCATTTGCTTTCCCACAAATCCAAACGTGCAAAACGCGTTCTGGGTACTAACCCTGAGATGGCACCTGGGGACGTTAAGCGTCTGAAACAAGGTCTTGCTAACCTGAAATAG
- the rplT gene encoding 50S ribosomal protein L20 codes for MARVKGGFVVRRRHKKVLKLAKGYFGSKHRIFKTANEQVMKSLVYAYRDRRQTKRNFRRLWIVRINAAARLNGLSYSKLMHGLKLAGVDINRKILADLAVNDINAFNSLATVAKGKINA; via the coding sequence ATGGCAAGAGTAAAGGGCGGATTCGTCGTTCGTCGTCGTCATAAAAAAGTATTGAAGCTTGCTAAAGGTTATTTTGGTTCCAAACACCGCATTTTTAAAACAGCTAACGAGCAGGTAATGAAATCGCTTGTTTACGCATACCGTGACCGTCGTCAGACGAAACGTAACTTCCGCAGACTGTGGATCGTGCGTATCAACGCAGCAGCTCGTTTGAACGGTTTGTCTTACAGCAAATTGATGCACGGCCTGAAATTGGCTGGTGTGGACATTAACCGCAAAATCTTGGCTGATCTTGCAGTCAATGATATTAATGCATTCAACTCTTTGGCAACTGTTGCTAAAGGCAAAATCAACGCTTAA
- a CDS encoding BMP family lipoprotein — MKKMFSMSLVMLLAISVILAGCGNKNQGASNANGGDTGGSAKTSNVQIGMVTDVGGVNDKSFNQSAWEALQATEKESGVKVKYLQSKSDQDYIPNLNQFVKGDFNLTWGIGFNLANAIGQVAKDNPSKNLAIIDSVVDAPNVKSVVFAENEGSFLVGVVAGKLTKTNKIGFVGGQDSPLIKRFEKGFEAGIKAVNPNAKLEVNYTGAFDKPDLGKAAAATIYNSGADIIFHAAGGSGTGVFNEALARKQQGQQVWVIGVDKDQSLEFGDDVTLTSMVKRVDEAVKRVSKEVIDGKFKGGVETLALKDNGIGLADTSTKNVPKDVLDLVEQYKQKIIKGEITVPSK, encoded by the coding sequence ATGAAGAAAATGTTCAGTATGTCTTTGGTTATGCTGCTGGCGATCTCGGTCATTCTCGCAGGCTGCGGTAACAAAAATCAAGGTGCGTCCAACGCAAATGGCGGAGACACAGGTGGTTCTGCCAAAACATCGAATGTCCAAATCGGCATGGTTACAGATGTGGGTGGAGTAAACGACAAATCGTTTAACCAATCTGCTTGGGAGGCACTACAAGCCACTGAGAAAGAATCGGGCGTTAAAGTTAAATACCTGCAAAGTAAATCCGATCAAGATTATATTCCTAACCTGAACCAATTTGTTAAGGGTGATTTTAACCTGACTTGGGGAATCGGTTTTAATCTGGCGAATGCGATTGGACAAGTAGCGAAAGACAACCCAAGCAAGAATTTGGCGATCATTGACAGTGTCGTGGATGCGCCTAACGTAAAATCGGTTGTTTTTGCTGAAAATGAAGGTTCCTTCTTGGTTGGGGTTGTAGCTGGTAAGCTTACCAAAACAAACAAAATTGGTTTTGTGGGTGGACAAGACAGCCCATTGATCAAACGTTTTGAAAAAGGATTCGAAGCAGGAATTAAAGCTGTAAATCCAAATGCAAAATTGGAAGTTAACTACACAGGTGCATTTGATAAGCCGGACCTAGGTAAAGCAGCAGCTGCGACGATCTATAACAGCGGTGCGGATATTATTTTCCATGCAGCTGGCGGATCTGGTACAGGTGTATTTAATGAAGCACTCGCACGTAAGCAACAAGGTCAGCAAGTATGGGTTATTGGCGTAGATAAAGACCAATCACTTGAGTTTGGTGACGACGTAACATTGACTTCGATGGTAAAACGTGTAGATGAAGCTGTAAAACGCGTATCTAAAGAAGTAATTGATGGTAAATTTAAGGGCGGTGTCGAGACACTGGCTCTGAAGGATAATGGTATTGGTTTGGCAGACACATCAACGAAAAACGTACCTAAAGACGTGCTTGATCTTGTAGAACAATACAAGCAAAAAATTATTAAGGGCGAAATTACAGTTCCTTCGAAATAA
- a CDS encoding ABC transporter ATP-binding protein: MDAATPVVELKQITKRFPGIVANDSISIKLHKGEIHALLGENGAGKSTLMNILFGLYQPDEGTIEIGGKPVQIDSPNKAIDLGIGMVHQHFKLVQPFTVTENIVLGSEPRKGLKINYKKAAAEVQRLSEQYGLQVNPNAKIEDISVGMQQRVEIIKTLYRGADILIFDEPTAVLTPQEITELLDIMKRLVAEGKSIILITHKLKEIMQIADTVTIIRRGQVIDTVKTSETTPNELAEKMVGRRVSFKVDKQLAQPGQTVLEMNNVISKNKDGINVLNELNLQVKAGEILGIAGVDGNGQSELIEALTGLRKVDGGSIRLLGQEVANQPPRKISEAGVSHIPEDRHKHGLVLDFSMSENMVLETYYQAPYSKNGFLNKDAIEKQAKSLIEKFDVRTPDIHTKARALSGGNQQKAIIAREIDKNPDLLIAAQPTRGLDVGAIEFVQKQLIAQRDQGKAVLLISFELDEIMNVSDRIAVIYEGKIVGEVLPEETNDQELGLMMAGSAVKKGVENG; this comes from the coding sequence ATGGATGCAGCGACCCCCGTCGTTGAGTTAAAGCAAATTACAAAACGATTCCCCGGCATCGTTGCCAACGACTCCATCAGCATCAAGCTGCATAAGGGAGAAATTCATGCCCTTTTGGGTGAGAATGGCGCGGGTAAATCTACGCTTATGAATATTCTTTTCGGACTGTATCAGCCGGATGAAGGGACAATTGAAATCGGAGGTAAACCCGTACAGATTGATAGTCCAAATAAGGCGATTGATCTGGGGATTGGCATGGTGCATCAGCATTTTAAACTCGTACAGCCGTTTACCGTTACCGAAAATATTGTCCTGGGCTCGGAGCCACGTAAGGGTCTGAAAATCAATTATAAAAAGGCTGCCGCAGAAGTACAGCGGTTGTCTGAACAGTACGGTCTTCAGGTAAATCCGAATGCCAAAATTGAGGATATATCTGTTGGTATGCAGCAACGTGTAGAAATTATCAAAACGCTCTATCGCGGTGCAGATATTCTGATTTTCGATGAGCCTACAGCTGTGCTGACACCGCAGGAGATCACAGAGTTGCTGGATATTATGAAGCGCTTGGTCGCTGAAGGCAAATCAATTATCCTTATTACTCATAAACTTAAAGAAATCATGCAAATTGCAGATACGGTTACGATCATTCGCCGAGGTCAGGTTATTGATACGGTCAAGACGTCTGAAACAACACCAAATGAGCTGGCTGAGAAAATGGTGGGCCGTCGTGTGTCCTTTAAAGTGGACAAGCAGCTTGCGCAACCAGGACAAACGGTACTGGAAATGAACAATGTAATTTCTAAAAACAAGGATGGCATTAATGTTCTAAATGAGTTGAACCTGCAGGTCAAGGCGGGCGAGATTTTGGGGATTGCCGGAGTAGATGGAAATGGACAGAGTGAGCTGATTGAAGCTTTGACAGGCTTACGCAAGGTGGATGGCGGAAGCATCCGTTTGCTCGGACAAGAGGTGGCCAATCAGCCACCACGCAAAATTTCAGAGGCAGGCGTTTCACATATACCGGAGGACCGTCATAAGCATGGGTTGGTGCTCGATTTTTCTATGAGTGAAAATATGGTGCTGGAGACGTATTACCAGGCGCCTTACAGTAAAAATGGCTTCTTGAACAAAGATGCTATAGAGAAACAGGCCAAAAGTCTTATCGAAAAGTTTGATGTAAGAACACCGGATATTCACACGAAGGCAAGAGCATTATCTGGTGGGAACCAGCAGAAGGCTATCATTGCGCGTGAAATTGATAAAAATCCAGACCTTCTCATTGCAGCACAGCCTACACGCGGTCTGGATGTCGGAGCTATTGAATTTGTCCAGAAACAACTGATTGCCCAACGGGACCAAGGTAAAGCTGTGTTGCTCATATCTTTTGAACTGGATGAGATTATGAATGTATCCGACCGAATTGCTGTCATCTATGAGGGCAAGATTGTCGGGGAAGTGCTGCCAGAAGAAACGAATGACCAGGAACTGGGACTGATGATGGCAGGAAGTGCAGTGAAGAAAGGAGTAGAGAATGGCTAA
- a CDS encoding ABC transporter permease has translation MANLLKIFTKDSFVLALVSIILGLLLGAIVMLIGGYDPIVAYSALFSRVYGDSYNFGEAIREMTPLVLTGLAFAFAARAGLFNIGGEGQFLVGMTAASIVGIKLHGLPAIIHAPLAVIAGAVFGGLWAAIAGYLKAKRGVNEVITCIMMNWIGLYLANLVINQFALMEGENRSVDIQPSASISIEWLSQMMGNARVHWGTVIAVLAAVFFYIFMWKTKQGYELRAVGFNQDASRYAGMNVNRNIIKAMFISGVFAGLAGAFEVLGVFHYQSVMAGSPGTGFDGIAVALIGMNNPFGVLLGSVLFGTLTYGSAGMSFSADVPPEIIRVVIGSIIFFIAAQGIVRWVVKPLYSKRKKEKVL, from the coding sequence ATGGCTAATCTATTGAAAATATTCACAAAAGACTCCTTTGTACTGGCGCTGGTCTCTATTATTTTGGGTCTCCTTCTGGGTGCTATTGTGATGCTGATTGGCGGGTATGACCCTATTGTGGCCTATTCTGCTTTGTTTAGCCGTGTATACGGAGATTCTTATAACTTTGGAGAGGCTATCCGTGAGATGACTCCGCTGGTTTTAACGGGGTTGGCATTTGCTTTTGCGGCCCGCGCCGGATTGTTCAATATTGGCGGCGAAGGTCAGTTTCTGGTAGGTATGACAGCTGCTTCGATTGTGGGCATTAAACTCCATGGGTTGCCAGCTATCATACATGCACCGTTGGCTGTGATTGCAGGTGCAGTTTTCGGAGGCCTGTGGGCTGCGATTGCTGGCTATTTGAAGGCCAAACGAGGCGTGAATGAAGTTATTACGTGTATTATGATGAACTGGATCGGTCTGTATTTGGCTAATTTGGTGATCAATCAGTTCGCACTTATGGAAGGTGAAAATCGTTCTGTGGATATTCAGCCTTCTGCTTCAATTTCCATCGAATGGCTGTCCCAGATGATGGGGAATGCTCGGGTACATTGGGGTACAGTTATTGCAGTGCTGGCGGCAGTCTTTTTCTACATTTTCATGTGGAAAACAAAGCAAGGCTATGAGCTTCGGGCTGTCGGATTTAATCAGGATGCATCCCGCTATGCAGGTATGAATGTAAATCGTAATATCATAAAAGCGATGTTTATTAGTGGAGTTTTTGCCGGATTGGCAGGCGCCTTTGAAGTACTGGGAGTATTCCATTATCAATCTGTCATGGCAGGATCACCGGGAACCGGCTTTGACGGTATCGCTGTAGCTCTGATTGGGATGAATAACCCATTCGGTGTGCTGCTCGGTTCTGTTTTGTTCGGAACGCTTACGTATGGTTCTGCGGGGATGAGCTTTAGCGCAGATGTACCGCCCGAAATTATCCGGGTTGTCATTGGCTCGATTATTTTCTTCATTGCGGCCCAAGGTATTGTACGTTGGGTTGTGAAGCCGCTCTACTCCAAGCGGAAGAAAGAGAAGGTGTTGTAA
- a CDS encoding ABC transporter permease — protein sequence MSWLTLGELIHTTLVFATAIIFASLGGVFSEKSGVTNLGLEGLMVFGAFAAGVGGFYAEQAGLGGTSAAWVGVLSAAVFGILVSLIHAVASITFKADQVISGIVINFLAAGSTLYMVKLLFEGDGDTGRIQGFNEISIPYLVDIPIAGKAFFQAYPTTYLAILLVIIGYFTLYKTPFGLRLRSVGEHPGAADTVGIKVNRLRYIGVMISGALAGIGGATITLTTTNMFSHNTVSGQGYIAIAAMIFGKWNPLGAFGAAVFFGFSQAIRNYVQLFAWSQSIPQEIIFMLPYLLTIIVLVAAVGRSRAPAALGQLYDPSKR from the coding sequence ATGAGTTGGTTAACACTTGGTGAATTAATCCATACAACGCTCGTTTTTGCGACGGCGATTATTTTTGCGTCTCTCGGCGGAGTTTTTTCAGAAAAATCCGGTGTAACGAACCTCGGGTTGGAAGGACTTATGGTATTTGGAGCGTTTGCAGCGGGTGTTGGCGGATTTTATGCCGAGCAAGCTGGACTAGGAGGCACCTCTGCGGCTTGGGTAGGTGTGCTGTCAGCTGCGGTGTTCGGTATTCTGGTTTCGCTAATTCATGCTGTAGCCTCTATTACGTTTAAAGCTGATCAGGTAATAAGTGGTATAGTTATCAACTTTTTGGCAGCAGGTAGTACACTGTACATGGTCAAGCTTTTATTTGAGGGTGATGGTGACACGGGTCGGATTCAGGGTTTCAACGAAATATCCATCCCTTACCTTGTGGATATCCCGATTGCAGGAAAAGCCTTTTTCCAAGCCTATCCAACGACATACTTAGCCATTCTATTAGTTATTATTGGCTATTTTACTTTGTATAAAACACCGTTCGGCTTGCGTTTGCGTTCCGTTGGGGAGCATCCAGGAGCGGCCGATACAGTGGGTATTAAAGTAAATCGTCTTCGGTATATTGGTGTTATGATCAGTGGGGCGTTGGCTGGGATTGGTGGAGCTACCATCACCCTGACTACAACCAACATGTTCTCGCACAATACAGTTTCGGGGCAGGGATATATTGCTATTGCCGCTATGATTTTCGGTAAATGGAATCCGCTCGGCGCTTTTGGCGCAGCAGTGTTTTTTGGTTTTTCACAAGCCATTCGCAACTATGTGCAGCTGTTCGCATGGTCCCAAAGTATTCCCCAGGAAATTATTTTTATGTTGCCATATCTCCTGACGATTATTGTACTGGTAGCGGCTGTCGGACGTTCACGTGCTCCGGCCGCTTTGGGTCAACTTTATGATCCAAGCAAGCGTTAA